The following coding sequences are from one Paramormyrops kingsleyae isolate MSU_618 chromosome 21, PKINGS_0.4, whole genome shotgun sequence window:
- the LOC140581476 gene encoding uncharacterized protein: MTEKKAFMPFVVLSLPLHVDTLRSACQRGKTHNAGQQRVKSLVFTAMMELGHKTAIGLMTVLVCVEAAVGWCTVSQPQEFRATDGDSLTLNCTFQVPDESRVRVTWSHSNGSQAGRVQVSSNITDNRRNVSEDRDPRDLLVYQEVGHSWSTLTLRNATFKNQGIYFCEVTVEIPTLENCSADGTEVIIETSSPATEGPDWKIWVGVGVGLAFLLTGMMLGLSIHCWKKRPEDVTYANIPYTHRPSSQAQSRSQGPDRKRNQVTCLNRYQDKPCQAPGPKSLEVLTELGGQKPVQTSSLKT; this comes from the exons ATGACTGAAAAAAAGGCCTTCATGCCTTTCGTGGTTCTCTCCCTTCCCCTTCATGTGGACACCCTCCGCTCTGCTTGTCAGCGTGGGAAGACACACAATGCGGGGCAACAGCGAGTGAAGTCACTTGTCTTTACTGCAATGATGGAACTGGGACACAAAACAGCCATTGGACTCAtgacag TGCTGGTGTGTGTGGAAGCTGCTGTGGGCTGGTGCACAGTGTCCCAGCCTCAGGAATTCCGGGCCACCGACGGGGACTCCCTGACACTCAACTGCACCTTCCAGGTGCCAGACGAGTCTAGGGTTCGAGTGACCTGGTCTCATAGTAATGGATCCCAGGCAGGCCGTGTGCAGGTGTCCTCTAATATTACAGACAATAGAAGAAACGTATCAGAGGATCGGGACCCCAGAGACCTCCTAGTGTACCAGGAGGTGGGACACAGTTGGTCCACACTGACTCTAAGGAATGCTACCTTCAAGAATCAAGGGATCTACTtctgtgaggtgacagtggagATCCCAACCCTGGAGAACTGCTCTGCCGATGGAACGGAAGTTATAATTG AAACTTCGTCTCCAGCCACAGAGG GTCCAGACTGGAAGATCTGGGTAGGGGTGGGAGTCGGACTGGCTTTTCTGTTGACCGGCATGATGTTGGGATTGTCCATCCACTGCTGGAAGAAGAGGCCCGAAG ACGTGACCTATGCCAACATTCCATACACTCATCGCCCCTCCAGTCAAGCTCAGTCCCGCAGCCAGGGACCGGACCGCAAGCGAAATCAGGTCACCTGTCTCAACCGGTACCAGGACAAACCGTGTCAGGCCCCAGGCCCCAAGTCCCTGGAGGTCCTCACCGAGCTTGGGGGGCAGAAGCCTGTCCAGACCAGCAGCCTGAAAACATAA